ataagtatgcttgaactcaagcatattatactggagttccagcataagtatgcttgaactccaacataatatgaaGGAGTTCAAgcataagtatactagaactccagcgtaatatactggagttccagcaagtataattgtccagtataatatactggagtttggagcaccggtgctccagtctccaatatattatactggagtcagcaaagtataccggtccagcataatatgctggagttcatacacaggtgcaccgaactccattatattatgttggaccagtcTCTGTTGCaccaaaatagtggttatttttcattgacttcgtaaacgctggttatttttgaataaccagtccgaaaactggctataccgtgctatttttaccttgGACTTCTCACTTGTCGGCCCAATTATTAAGAGACCCAATTAACTGAAACAAACCATTAAATAAATGCAAAACATATCGAACTTTACTAATTTAAGAAACAAAAATTCCACTGCCCATATAGTTGAAACAATTCATTAACATCTAACCCCAAACATATTTAGCTAGTTTTGGCTCAATTAAATCTAACAAAATAGTGATCTATCTCTTTACAGAATAAGAAAGAAACTTCGGTGTGCTCCCCCATATATCCTAAGATTGGGGTTATATTCTTAAGCAATGAACATAACTGAAGTTCTATTATGCAGTACAGCGTGTGGCTTAAATGCAAATTTTAGTTGAGCTTAACTTGAGCGACTGTAATCTCTTCCATGGGACTCCTTATTGCcaattagtttaatttaattcCGTAGAAAAAATCTGAAGCAATCCAAATCACCAACAAATAGGAGTGAACAGGCAGCCCCAAGGTCAAGCCACTAAAGCAAAAAGAGAACATATTTTAATAGAATTTATTTAACCACAAGACTCGAACCCAATATATCTAATTAATTAGGTAAGTTGGATCATATATATCTCACAACAATCTTTAAAGGTAGGGTCTAAAtatattaaatattttaaaataaaaagtaaaatattttataaaaggtaaatataaaaaataagacTTGGACTATTGAAGATACCAAAAAATAGATTCTAAAAGTTTATTAGACTTTCTCAGTGAGAAATGTACTTCACTAATTATGTTAATCGTAAAATTCAAATAATGAAAAGTTTTATATTTGCAACAGGGGTTTAGGGGGAGTGATTCTCTTTCTCCATTTAAAAGTTATATTGTTCTCCATAGAAAGAAACGAGttttattttttctataaaaaacaAGAGTTGAAGTGTATCGTTGTATAAAACTATATTCGCATTCTTTTTTTCCTCCCCCCCTAGGTTTCAAGCGTTTCAACAAGTATATTAGAACATCAAAAATAATTTCGATATCAAGTTATCAACTTTTTGAGTCTGGTTCTATTATCTAAGATCAACAATATCTCAGGAGAGattaaattatttataaaaaGAAACTATTAACAACTTTACATCTTAAAAAGCTTGAAAAATAGATTTCAATTAAAAATATAGATGaattactatttttttttcttctgaaagGCCCCAGATAAAAAATTGTCTTTAGGCCACCAATTTTTTTTTGAGCCGCCCTGGGAGTGAATAATGAACGACTGAAGCACGAAAGCTGCCAATGTAAAAGCGTGAAAAATTGAAAACTAAGCGACTGATGTTTAGAGATGAACCAACTACTTCAGAACATCAATTAAAATCAAACGAAAAACAAGAACCCATTAAAACAAAACAGACAAGCTCAAAAATGGACCTTTATTGTTTCACTATGAATCGTCCACAACAACAAATTACAAGCGCTTGACTAGACCTCGACACAAGACGGCGACCTCGGCGAACCCAAAGATTAGGAGAACTTTTTTCACCTTAAGGACAATGAAAACTGACCACAAACGGGAACTTCCACGACCTCGACTGACCTTGTTCGACCATGGTTTTTGGAATGTTTACCAACTAATTTTTAGAGTAGAAACAGAGCTCTTTCCGCTTGTTTTCATGGTTGTTTGGGGGGTGTTTCAGGGGTGTTTGGGTGGTGATTAGCGATTGTTTTCAGCAATGTTTTAGCTGTTTTTTAGGCTAGTTTGAGGTTGTTCAACAGATATTTGCTGCATTTTAGGAGATGAAAGGAGTTGATTTCAGGAGCTAAAGGGTGGTAGATTTAGACTGATTTTCAGCTGCAAAAGGAGTGTGGTTTGCTACGGTTTTTGGGTGGATTTGGACTAATTTTCAGGTGGAAAATGGAGCTGGACCGAAATGGAAACTTGGAGCTATGAATCTATGGAGTTTCAGATGGTTGAAGGTGATCTTACATAGATGGAAATGGAGGAAGGAAGGTAGAATTTTTGTGATTGCTGCGTTTGGTGCTGAGGAAGAAGAAAGCAGCAACTGCTGCGTGTTTTTCTCCAATGTTGATgcgttgtttttccttttttagtCTAggtttcctcttttttttttgattttaggagttagggattattttataggggtaggaattaagttaggtcaaatggggaatgggtatgtgctcaatgttttgggattgaaGGGATTTGGGTTATGAATTTGGGCTAATTAACTTTGGGGTAGGAAgactaaattatttttttttctttttctttgattttaaaaatctaatAAAGTCCTAAATcaatctaatttgtaaaaattaaaattgtttatctattaaaataactaattaacttaaaactaaataaaaCACTAGTTTCTAAAGACTAAAAGCTAAATATGTAATAatgaccatttttgtgatttctttcataataaaattaattcctacatgcaaattggACATAAGATGATATGAAATTAAAACGTcacattttttatgattttttctatgattttaaattattaaaaatgcatgaaattcaactaaataaagaaaaacttctaaaatcccctaaaaattatttttggtttatttttaagAGTTATTTTTATATAGGGCTAAAATTAGGTGCTCACGGCTTCCCCTCTTTGCTCAGAAACATGAAGAGCTTTCGggaaaagataaagtgagcaattacgagcaatttttgcccgtttaaaactccatttggaagcatattgaaaaagtttgactgaaccttgcttcggaggttgcctacatatccttgctataaaggaatcaggccacgtgtagttcagaagtgaaagAGGTGatggagtgtaccgaggtggagaatCGAGTGAGGTTCCATtccatcgaggttccggtctgcggtcctattattacatcaaaaatgaaaattgaaaagactaactaagcctatcagcaacgagttacaagattcctatctataaatcttctgaagcttgatcttgagtcttggccgGTTCTTCCTGCAAACTctaatctgaatcttgatgctcattAGCTGCGAATGCtggttcatttttcttcagctcttcggacaaggcgggacatgcaaagcttgtgacttccaTCATATCTTGGGCAGcccgcatcttttctccgcttctacacttagagttcaacttcttttattgtttcttcttttcttttatttgggttgagacttattcttttggtcatctcaaaccttgtgcctTACGGTGAAAACCCGTTCAGGcaccaaagaaaacaaacaaacgaatttttctgctccagttttcactaggaaaatttcgtaatTTATtgcaacaaaaatctaaactattcctttattgaaaacaataaaatcaggattgtgtatccttgggaaaaagtgtcacgaccctaaatccgaacccggttgtgatggcgcctctcatgaagatgagtccagccgacacttcccatatccAATTATTAATACTTAAAcgataagaaataaatctaaagcatgataaaataatctaAAGCTAACAGAAAATAGCATAACTCGcgaaaaataacccaacacagcccgataccggggtgtcactagtcatgagcatctaaacaatccggaatactccaaatcaaactacaaagtttaatacagaaactaagaacacaaagaagtaagatagggaagagctctgggctgcgaacacCAATAGCTACCCAGAGACTCCTCGGATACGCCTGAGCcgaaaatgatcagcactcgagagcaggaccagatacgcctgaatctgcacacagggtgcaaggagtaaagtgagtactccaactcagtgagtaataatcataaataaaaactaaaagcagaaaatcacgtaaagcacaaaagcatgctataatgaagcagtaaaaccattaaaacagtaaaccagtgaaaaataggtaaaaatcctttaactcaaatttaacttcatgaaaagcccttttcaacaattaagcaggtaatttgaTAGGAAATTAAGAAAAGgtgaacacataaaggttcgcccctcgggcaccgtatcaacaaatccgcccctcgggcaacatctcagaacaataccagcccctcggaaaatcacatagaacaataccagcccctcgggctcaatctcacatcacaatgggtacccgcgctcactgggggtgtacagagtcccggagggcccccttacggcccaagcgcaatatcaagccatctcgtggcatcatcactgggccctcgacctcatatcaatcaagccacctcatggcatacctatctcagaccctcggtctcataatcagtatcaaatgtttcataacaatataggccctcggccttacttagtcaaaatcctcacaagccactcgggcaacagtaaaacatgattcttagcccaaaatatcatttataagaTCATGTAcgtgtcaaaacagagtaaacatggttgagtacgaaaatagtgaaatataacatgactgagttcaagtataaagtcaaaacagtgaggaaataccagtaaaaatccccgaagggttcaaatagttggctccAGGCCCAactatggcattcaacccaaatcatgatgatagcaaatagatttcagtcaaatacgcggtaaaatagtcattcgggatggaataagtcacaatccctaatagtgcacgaccccacgcgcATCATCAACcatgtacgtcacctcaatataacactatgatgtgcaaatccagggtttcaaaccctcagaacatcatttacaatcattactcacctcgaaccggtcaaatctctaactcgcgatgcctttgccactcgaattggcctccactcgcattgaatctatccaaaatgaGAACGagaatgtcaaaatatgctaagggaacgaagcccaagtgaaaataatcaaaatacgacacaaatcaagaaattaccaaaacccgacccctaggcccatgtctcggaattcgataatttttacatcaacagattctttatctccccacgagttcatagatatcaaaagttctaaaatccgacctcaaatggtccttcaaatcctcaatcaaaggtctaaatttcaaagtcctagttcttcaatttttggcttactTTCCAtcattatttaggtggaattcacattagaatcgagttttaagtccaagaatcttacctccaagtgattccccttgaatccctcttcaatccccttcaaaaagctccaaaaacgaccaacaattgAAGAAATAAACCACACATTCATAGACAAGACGACCtgttaaaccttctgcccaggcctaaatTCCTTTATcccgatcgcgaagcacaaattcttGGCTCCCAAAATTAACCATATGCGAACGCGTAAAATCCCATGCAAACGCGATGCTCGGGCATCTAACACTATGTGATTGCGGACTGGCTACCGCGTTTGCAATTAACAACTTCAAGCCAAGACCGCTGGTCCACTtaactctacgcgaacgtgaccCACTCCACGCGTTCGCGATCAACAATGCCTTCACCTTATACGATCGCATTCCCAGCTTCGCGAACGCACTGAGCAAACAGGACATCCCCCACAACATCTCTACACGATCGCGAGACCCCCTACACGATCGCGAAGTGTAAAAACTATGCAACAGctgaactccaaaatctgcaactctccaaggcatgaaatggtttgattgaccatccgaaactcacccgaggcccccgaaacctcaaccaaaggcaccaacataccCCAAAACCTAATTCATACTTGTtcccaatcttcaaaacacctcaaacaacatcaaatcaacctacatcagattcaagccaaactttctaaaatcttctaaattccactttgatcaaaaccccaacgaaaccacgttcgaatgacttgaaattttgcacacagatcccaaatgactcaacggaactactgcaattctcggaattccattccgacacctataccaaaatctcgcctaccaaccgaaaatcgccaaaatatcaacttcgccaattcaagtctaaatctactccaTACCTCTAAAACTCATTTCGataacgctcctaagtcccaaatcacctcccgaagctatacgaaccatcagaactcatatccgagccctctaacagataagtcaacatttggttgacttttccaacttaagctcccttaatggagactaagtgtctcaaaccttaccgaaatcattccggattcgatccgaccaacccgataccacataacacggataaacaaagcataaagaagtagaaatgggtaaaacagagtggtaactcatgagatgactggccgggtcatcacatcctccccaacttaaacaaacgttcatccttgaatgagtcaagaaacatacctgaagcctcaaataggtgaggatctCTGCTCTGCATTTCCCaatcggtctcccaagtagcctcctccacgagccgacctctccactgcactttcactgaatttatatcctttgacctcaattttcgaacctgacgacccaaaatagctactggctctacatcataggtcaaatcatcatccaattgaACCTTTCTGAAACCTAGAACATGAGACGGaaccccaatatacttccggagcgcagaaacataaaataccggatgcacactcgacaagttgggtggtaaagcaagctcataatccaccgccacaatcctccgaagcacctcaaaaggcccaacaAACCGAGGACTcagtttccctttcttcccaaatctcataacacccttcatgggtgaaaccttcaacagaaccttttcaccaaccatgtacGACATATATCAAACCTTCTTGTCAAAATAACTCTTTttcctcgactgcgctgtacgaagcctctcctaaatcaccttcaccttttctaaagcatcttgTACCACTATCCCCAATAGCCTGGCCTCAcctagctcaaaccaaccaactggagatctacactgcctcccatacaaagccttatatagagccatctaaatactcgactggtagctgttgttataagcaaactctgcaagcggtagaaactgatcccataaccctccgaaatcaatgacacaagcacgcataatgtcctccaatatctgaatagtgcgctcggactgcctgtccatcTTAGGGCGAAaaactatgctcaactcaacctgagtacccaactctcgctgcacagacctccaaaattgcgaagaaaactgagtgcctctatctgaaatgatggaaactgggacaccatgcaaacgaacaatctcctggatatagatatctgccaaccgctctgaagaataggtagtacacataagaatgaagtgcgcggacttggttagccgatccataatcactcaaataacatcaaacttccttagagtccatggaagtccaacaacaaagtccatagtgatcctctcccacttccactcgggaatatccatctgctgaaacaagccgccatgtctctgatgctcatatttcccctgctgacaattgagacaccgagctacaaatcccacaatgtctttcttcattcttctccaccaataatgcttcctcaaatcccgatacatcttcgcgacacctagatgaatggagtaccgcgagCTATGTACCTCCTCCAGAATTATCTCTCGAATCCCATCCACACTGagcacacaaatccgaccatgcatcctcaacaccccatcatcaccaatggtcacatctctggcatcatcgtgctgaactctgtccttaaggacaagcaaatgtagatcatcatactggcgctctctgatgcgatcatataaagaagaccgagaaccacacaagccaatacccgactgggctccgaaatgtctaacctcacgaatcgattggccaaggcctgagcATCAACTGCAAgaagtctctccccaactggaatatatgccaaactccccatactcactacctttcggctcaaagcatcggccaccacattggccttccccggatggtacaatatagtgatatcatattcctttagcaactctaaccatctctgctgcctcaaattaggatccttatgcttgaacaagtgctggaggtcacgatgatcagtgaataaatcacaagacacaccgtacaagtaatgcctcataatcttcaatgtgtgaattatggcagccaactccaaatcatgaatggagtagttcttctcatggggcatcaactgaagagaagcataagcaataactctaccctcctgcatcaattcATAatcaataccaactctcaaagcatcacaatacacgatatatgaacttgaaactgatggcaaaactaacattggagttgtggtcaaagctgtcgtgagcttctaaaagctctcctcacactcgtccgaccacacaaatgaagcacccttctgagtcaacttggtcaaaggtgatgcgatagatgagaatccctgaacaaaacggcgttaataacccgccaaaccaagaaagttgtgaatctctgtagctgaggacggtctaggccaactctgaaccgcctctatcttctccgaatcaacctgaataccctcgctggacaccacatgccccaagaaagccattgaactgagccaaaactcacacttggagaattttgcatgaagattctcctccctcaatctctgcaacacaactctcaaatgctccacgtgctcctcctgactacgcgaatacaccataatatcatcaatgaaatctatgacaaacgagtcgagataaggccgaaacacactgttcatcaaatgcatgaacgctgctgggatattggtcagcccaaaagacatcaccaagaacttataatgaccatatcgggtcctaaaagtttTCTTAAGAATAtatgagtccctgatcttcaactggtgataacctaaacggagatcaatcttggagaacactctttctccttgaagttggtcgaataaatcatcaatgcgaggcaaaggatacttgttcttaattgttaccttatttagttgtctataatcaatgtgcatccttatagtgccatcctttttcttcacaaatagaactagcgcaccccaaagtgacacac
The Nicotiana sylvestris chromosome 11, ASM39365v2, whole genome shotgun sequence DNA segment above includes these coding regions:
- the LOC138881104 gene encoding uncharacterized protein, translated to MVGEKVLLKVSPMKGVMRFGKKGKLSPRFVGPFEVLRRIVAVDYELALPPNLSSVHPVFYVSALRKYIGVPSHVLGFRKVQLDDDLTYDVEPVAILGRQVRKLRSKDINSVKVQWRGRLVEEATWETDWEMQSRDPHLFEASDSGVSGPALEC